In the genome of Fusarium poae strain DAOMC 252244 chromosome 1, whole genome shotgun sequence, the window gTATTATTACTACTAAACTCTCCCTCAAACCAAACCCGGGGTGTGTCTGTGTGTGCCATGCCCCCTTCTTGTGCATCCGTCTCTCTCCGCGTTTGCGACCAACTCTGCATGGACATACAGGAAGGACTTTACCGTATTCCGTTGAATAGAATAGGCATCGAACGGTTAACTTTTTATCTGCATTTTGTCGTCATTTATCCGTCTTGAGCGTAGAGTAGAGGGGACAGACAGACAGCGTGTGTAAGACGATAGGCAGATGGGTGGaatagataggtaggtagtagtaGTACAGCCTCAAAACAGACACAAGGCATATTTCTTCTATCCTTGTCTTTCGGAAGCAATACCTCACCTCGTTCAACTCAATTTCCTTCCATACTAACTATCCCCTGCCTAATAGGACTTTTACCTGCCTTGCTTTGTTTTAGGCCTGGCCCTTTTCTTCCCATCcgatcccatcccatcccatcattGCGCCCCCCTCCCATTGCCCACCCCCCATTCCAGACGCCTCAGACATGGGCTGGagtgtaggtaggcaggccTTTCTTTCTTAATTTTCCCTCCCACACCCGAGTTTGGCAAAACCCATATCAACCCGAATATTCTGCTTTTTTCCCTCGTCTGCTTGCACCCAAACTTATCTCCCTTCTCACCACACAAAGGTGTATTTCGACTTTTTATCCTCGGATATTTTATCGTGCTTCGTTCTGTTCTGTATTGTATTACAGAAAGAAAACACATCATATTGTTTTACTACTAAGCTGGTAAAGCAATAGTCGTTAACAACTGTCTAACTCGAGttttaaaataaactcaCCGTCAACTTTCTAAACCGACGTCActgtttttttctctttgccTTTGTGGCCCCAAAGCTTCCGCTACCGACCGCTACCTACCGCTACCGCTGCCGTTACAAGCCCCCTAGTAGAGCGCTCTCCGCCCAAATCGCCCGCGCTCTTCTATCCGCCTGCCAGACCATTTACACCGCTGGTCGTTGGGCAGAGCTGCACCGCAGCGAAACAGAGTTAACATTGAAAAATCGCAAAGAATCGCAGCATCGAGACGACTTCAGCGTcgttcttctcctcttctccattttctctttttgttGTGTAGGCGATCGTGAACAATACAAACCGACGCCATGCCTTTGCACCAGCGAACCTCTGCTAGCCCTACCAAGAGGAGCAGCTCCTCCGTCAGGAGCTCTTCCTCGGTTAGGAGCActacatcttcatcatcttcctctaATAATAAGTCAAGGGCCTTGACTGGTACGTTCAATGGCTGCCACTTGCCTCAATCATTCCCTGCGACTAACGTGAATTTACCTATAATAGTTCAAGACCATGATTACGAATATGAATTCGATATGGAATCCGAGCTCCGCGACGATCTCCAAAAGGCAAACACAGAACTTAACAAGGCCAATGCCGAAAACGATAAACTCAGCGCCCAGAACGATAAGCTCAAGGCCACCATCGAGCAGCTTACCCGCAAGCTGAACGAGTCCAAGACATCCCTCGAAGAAACCACTCGCAAGCTCAACGAGTCCACTGTCTCATGCCGTGAACTCAAGGCCCAAGTCGAGGGTGCACGATCCGAGGCCGATGTCCTTCGAGAAGACAACCGTCGTCTCAACACCGACTTCGAGGAACTCAAGGGCGACAAGCGCCGCCTCAACAGCGAGTGCGACGAGCTCAAAGAGGTTAAGGAATCTCTTGAAAAGGAGAATGAGCGCGTCAAGTTCGAGCACCATGACCTCGAGCAACGCTTCATCGGCCTTCAGGCCAAGCATGAGAATCTCACCATGCGCCACAACGCTGTGAGTAGCCAGGCTGGCTCGTCTGCCCTGACAAGCCCCATGACAAGCCCCATGCCTAGCCCCCTTCCTGCCCCTCTCCCCGAGGCTCGCAAGAACCCTTCTCGCCCTTCCAGCAAGGCCTCGAGCAAGGCTTCCAGCAAGGTTTCCTCCAAGTCTGTAAGCAAGCGTGAACCTCGTGAGGATCGCCACCGTGAACAAGAGGATCGCCACCAGTCTGAACGGGAAGAGAGCACTCGTGATGAGCAACCTCGTGAGCGACGTCACCGAGAGGATCGCGAACGTCGCACCCACGACCGCGACGATCGAGGTCGCCAGCGTAGCGAAAAGCCCAAGGATAAGGACAGATTTGAGGCCAAGGAGCGCTTGTCGAAGCGGTTTGATGAGCGACCCTCCGTGGCACCTCGTCAGACCAGCTTCATCGAGCCATGGGGTCCCGGAGGTTGGTCTCCTCGCTATGAAGCCCCCCCGACCGACCTTGACGCTTACGGCCAAATGATAATAGGACGCAAGGCCGCCAGTGTTGTGTCTAGCGGGGCGTACTCCAATGTCCCTCGCACGACCAGCATTGTCAATGGTCACTTCAGCAGCGACAGCAGCGCATACGATGATGAGCGGTACGAGGACGGTTCTTACCATCCCTACCCCATCCCCAACTAATTATAATCTGGGCTTGTTTGATCTGCCGTCTTGAGTACCTCTCTTTTTTGAGCTGTGCTACTCAGAAGAATGGGTCGCAGATCAAAACAAGATGTTCATGAGGACCTCGTTGTGGTTCACATGCGCACACTCCCTCCTTGAGACACCCTCGAGGAGTGAGATCCCAGCAGGTAGGGCTTTGCATGAAGCTCCACCTTGTATCTATACGCAATGTTCCCGATGATCGAGTTGGGCCAGGCTACCTTCTTATTATGACTCAATCTCAACGGTGAGATGTGCATCTAGGCCTAGTCTCACCACCACCCCCGCATGGGTCGGTTCACCGACACTGGCCGAGATGTTCAAAACCCCACCCGGTTATCTCACCCGCAGCATTCCAACCTAGACTTGCATTATTTTTCTTGTTGGTTTTTGCAGCTATACTTAGACCCCGATCGAGTTGATCAGGATCTCTGCTTTTCATATCATACGTTTACATCACCGCAATGAAGCTCTACTCTTCCATTTCCGAGGACCTGGCCGCCTGGGTGCAACAGCAGCCTGTCTTCTTCACAGGCTCGGCTCCTACACATGGCTCTCATATCAACGTCTCCCCCAAAGGCCTTGCAGATTCACACTTCGCCATCCTCGGACCCAATCAGTGTGCGTACATCGACCGCACTGGTTCTGGATGTGAGACGATTGCCCATTCATATGACAACGGCCGCCTGTGTTTAATGTTTATGAGTTTCGGTCCCGCACCTCGGATTGTTCGTTTCTTCTGTCGTTCCAAGATTGTTGAATGGGATGACCCAGCCTTCCCTGATTTGGTCCGACGTATTTCCAAGGGGAAACGATCTACATTCGACGGTGCTAGAGCCGTCATTGTGGCGGATGTGTTTGAAGCCCAGACAAGCTGCGGCTTTGGTGTTCCCCGGGTGAAGAGGGGTATTTATGCACCTGAAGAGATCTCGAAGAACTTGACTCTTGATCAAGTCCTTCGAGAGGGTGTTGATGGCAAGGTCAATGAACTGGCTGTGTTTGAGGAGCGGCCCACCATGGATATGTGGATGGAAAAGCAAGTTGAAAATAATACGTTGTTGGACTACCATAAGGAAACCAATGTGTTCAGCATGGATGGTTTGCCTGGGCTCAGAGCCGCTCGTCGGAGCATAGGAGAGACGTTGTGGTTTACAGACGCAAAGGCGCATGCCAAGAAGGTTTTGGCTCAAAGCGAGGCGATTGCAGTTGGATTTGTTCTAGCATTGTTGTTGTACGTTGTCATGGTTTTTGTTGGAGCGGTTTCAGCGACATAGCCAAGATTTAGGCTTGAAGGGTATAGGAACGGCGCAATCTTGGGTTTTTGGATACCAAAAAGTACAGTGTTGTTTGGATTTCAAAAGGGTGTTCCCTCAAAGGGATTGGGTTGCTTggatttctttattttctgtTATTTTTctatcttcttctcttctcgtttctcttcttttcttttcttttcttttgttaTTACGATACACATTTTGTTTTGCAGATAGATATGTAACGCGTTTACTACGGGATGCAGGTCCAACAGCCTGTGTAGGAACGATACCCCCAATGTTAGGATAGCCATTAGTATTAGCAGCGATAGATTTTTTTTCATGAATATTATGTATGTTAAGACACTTATCAGTTCCTTTGCCTTTCATGTGCTGAATATGTATTCTCTTTTCTCAACGAGTCATGATTTACACTCTGTACTGGATGGAAACTTGATTCAGGAGTCGTAGCTT includes:
- a CDS encoding hypothetical protein (TransMembrane:1 (i245-266o)~BUSCO:42531at5125) → MKLYSSISEDLAAWVQQQPVFFTGSAPTHGSHINVSPKGLADSHFAILGPNQCAYIDRTGSGCETIAHSYDNGRLCLMFMSFGPAPRIVRFFCRSKIVEWDDPAFPDLVRRISKGKRSTFDGARAVIVADVFEAQTSCGFGVPRVKRGIYAPEEISKNLTLDQVLREGVDGKVNELAVFEERPTMDMWMEKQVENNTLLDYHKETNVFSMDGLPGLRAARRSIGETLWFTDAKAHAKKVLAQSEAIAVGFVLALLLYVVMVFVGAVSAT